The Mercurialis annua linkage group LG8, ddMerAnnu1.2, whole genome shotgun sequence genome window below encodes:
- the LOC126660241 gene encoding protein IN2-1 homolog B-like isoform X4, whose product MACFSVSSSLISSPSNFITFFRTSFKPSRMSAVMATGVQEVLPPSLTSTSDPPPIFDGTTRLYISYICPYARRAWITRNCKGLQDVIKLVAIDLLDRPAWYKEKVYPPNKVPSLEHNNEVKGESMDLIKYIDKNFDGPSLFPDDPAKKDFAEELFSYMDSFNKALIFLFKGEENEAGAVLDFIETSLSKFDDGPFFLGQFSLVDIAYAPFIESFRPALLEVRNYDITAGKPNFAAWIEEMNKIEAYNQTQQDPKEYVESYKRIFLGQR is encoded by the exons atGGCATGTTTTAGTGTTAGTTCATCACTAATTTCATCACCTTCTAATTTCATCACTTTCTTCCGTACTTCATTCAAACCCTCAAGAATGTCAGCAGTTATGGCTACTGG TGTTCAAGAGGTTCTTCCACCTTCTCTAACTTCTACTTCGGACCCGCCTCCAATTTTTGATGGCACAACTAG GTTGTATATTTCGTATATATGCCCATATGCTCGGCGTGCGTGGATTACTCGCAATTGTAAG GGATTACAGGATGTGATAAAGTTGGTGGCTATTGATCTGCTAGATAGGCCTGCCTGGTACAAAGAGAAAGTCTATCCTCCTAACAAG GTACCTTCATTGGAACACAATAATGAAGTTAAAGGAGAGTCCATGGATTTGATCAAGTACATTGATAAGAATTTTGATGGACCATCACTTTTCCCTGAT GATCCGGCAAAGAAAGATTTCGCGGAAGAGTTGTTTTCCTACATGGACTCATTTAACAAAGCTctaattttcttatttaaagGCGAAGAAAATGAAGCTG GTgctgttcttgattttattGAGACATCTCTTAGCAAATTTGACGATGGACCCTTTTTTCTCGGGCAATTTAGTCTG GTGGATATTGCATATGCTCCATTCATTGAATCATTTCGACCTGCTTTGTTGGAAGTAAGGAATTATGACATTACTGCTGGAAAGCCTAATTTCGCTGCATGGATTGAG gAGATGAACAAAATCGAGGCCTATAATCAGACCCAGCAAGATCCGAAGGAATACGTTGAGAGCTACAAGAGAATATTTTTG GGTCAGCGTTGA
- the LOC126660241 gene encoding protein IN2-1 homolog B-like isoform X3 produces MACFSVSSSLISSPSNFITFFRTSFKPSRMSAVMATGVQEVLPPSLTSTSDPPPIFDGTTRLYISYICPYARRAWITRNCKGLQDVIKLVAIDLLDRPAWYKEKVYPPNKVPSLEHNNEVKGESMDLIKYIDKNFDGPSLFPDDPAKKDFAEELFSYMDSFNKALIFLFKGEENEAGAVLDFIETSLSKFDDGPFFLGQFSLVDIAYAPFIESFRPALLEVRNYDITAGKPNFAAWIEEMNKIEAYNQTQQDPKEYVESYKRIFLVLPMVSVELCLILFIHYVVQ; encoded by the exons atGGCATGTTTTAGTGTTAGTTCATCACTAATTTCATCACCTTCTAATTTCATCACTTTCTTCCGTACTTCATTCAAACCCTCAAGAATGTCAGCAGTTATGGCTACTGG TGTTCAAGAGGTTCTTCCACCTTCTCTAACTTCTACTTCGGACCCGCCTCCAATTTTTGATGGCACAACTAG GTTGTATATTTCGTATATATGCCCATATGCTCGGCGTGCGTGGATTACTCGCAATTGTAAG GGATTACAGGATGTGATAAAGTTGGTGGCTATTGATCTGCTAGATAGGCCTGCCTGGTACAAAGAGAAAGTCTATCCTCCTAACAAG GTACCTTCATTGGAACACAATAATGAAGTTAAAGGAGAGTCCATGGATTTGATCAAGTACATTGATAAGAATTTTGATGGACCATCACTTTTCCCTGAT GATCCGGCAAAGAAAGATTTCGCGGAAGAGTTGTTTTCCTACATGGACTCATTTAACAAAGCTctaattttcttatttaaagGCGAAGAAAATGAAGCTG GTgctgttcttgattttattGAGACATCTCTTAGCAAATTTGACGATGGACCCTTTTTTCTCGGGCAATTTAGTCTG GTGGATATTGCATATGCTCCATTCATTGAATCATTTCGACCTGCTTTGTTGGAAGTAAGGAATTATGACATTACTGCTGGAAAGCCTAATTTCGCTGCATGGATTGAG gAGATGAACAAAATCGAGGCCTATAATCAGACCCAGCAAGATCCGAAGGAATACGTTGAGAGCTACAAGAGAATATTTTTGGTACTTCCCAT GGTCAGCGTTGAACTCTGTCTTATTCTCTTCATCCATTATGTTG TACAATGA
- the LOC126662014 gene encoding disease resistance protein RPM1-like, whose translation MPQLCFRRETDDRNETYFAEKSSRKATNSTKLSKNSCLSNFDKLFCKKKYYDKLPHHLKSCLDYMFIVKFCKKHELVRLLLAQSLIPDRAGESMEDVAENIIDELVELGMLEGCHFFDYLEVVEPYRNLCRVDVNEHKFLSKAQNLPVHAVVNFDVSSPQSVDFKNLRICSLYLAAQISWGSRRGLSPAFMKDICKLQFLVMLRIFAVIESIPDEVGNLVNLKYLELAMCVNLDNLPRLGNLLKLQTLDLSYSGRLRELPADVLKLQQLRHLLLGDVDDVGVRVPKGIGKLANLQTCEDVYAGDGIAKELGTLTQLRRFGANCVSEGHSSELAAAIMNMENLLSLSLQAEDALVDGEYRGVLPQFENFSPPHLVQELNLRGALIEIPSWVASMENLTGLTLYKSNLSQDEVSLLQHLPKLKYLYLQEAYNAMIIGKEFCEAGGFPKLETLEFVSEHLVEWAEIVNGAFPSLKYLEFRGCVNFRFVTEDLRNISTLQGLTFRAVHEDLVRQLQGEDRYKVKRIPKVNYFGLEYYRRRSTWEKYDS comes from the coding sequence AACGAGACGTATTTCGCAGAGAAATCAAGCAGAAAAGCTACTAATTCCACAAAATTAAGTAAGAATTCTTGTCTATCAAACTTTGACAAGCTTTTCTGCAAAAAGAAATACTATGACAAGCTTCCCCATCATCTCAAGTCTTGCTTAGATTACATGTTCATcgttaaattttgtaaaaaacatGAACTGGTTCGGCTTTTGCTGGCCCAAAGTCTAATACCAGATAGAGCAGGGGAAAGCATGGAGGATGTTGcagaaaatattattgatgAGTTAGTCGAGTTAGGAATGCTTGAAGGATGTCACTTCTTTGATTATCTAGAAGTTGTTGAACCCTACCGTAATTTATGTCGTGTTGATGTAAATGAACACAAATTTCTGTCTAAAGCTCAGAATTTACCTGTACATGCCGTTGTCAATTTTGACGTGAGCAGCCCTCAGTCTGTTGATTTTAAAAACCTCAGGATTTGTAGTCTGTATTTGGCTGCTCAAATTAGTTGGGGTTCTCGTCGAGGTCTTTCCCCGGCCTTTATGAAAGATATCTGCAAGTTGCAGTTTTTGGTGATGCTGAGAATATTTGCTGTCATTGAATCCATTCCTGATGAAGTGGGCAATTTGGTTAACCTCAAGTATTTGGAGTTGGCCATGTGTGTAAATCTGGATAATCTGCCGCGGTTAGGTAATCTTCTAAAACTTCAAACTCTGGATCTATCCTACTCTGGAAGACTACGAGAACTACCGGCGGATGTGCTGAAACTTCAACAGCTGAGGCACCTTCTACTTGGTGACGTCGATGATGTAGGAGTCAGAGTTCCCAAAGGGATTGGAAAGTTGGCAAATCTTCAAACATGCGAAGATGTGTATGCTGGAGACGGCATTGCTAAAGAATTGGGTACTTTAACCCAACTACGTAGATTCGGTGCTAACTGTGTCTCTGAAGGTCATTCTAGTGAGCTAGCTGCAGCTATTATGAACATGGAAAACCTTCTCTCATTGTCTTTACAAGCAGAGGACGCATTGGTTGATGGTGAATACAGAGGTGTTTTACCTCAATTTGAAAACTTTTCCCCTCCGCATCTTGTGCAAGAGCTGAATTTACGTGGAGCTCTAATTGAAATACCCAGCTGGGTTGCTTCCATGGAGAACCTCACGGGCTTAACTTTATATAAATCTAATTTATCACAGGACGAAGTTTCTCTTCTTCAACATCTtcccaaattaaaatatttgtatttacaAGAAGCATATAATGCAATGATCATCGGTAAAGAATTTTGCGAGGCTGGGGGTTTTCCAAAGCTAGAAACTCTAGAATTTGTTTCTGAGCATCTTGTGGAGTGGGCTGAGATAGTGAACGGAGCTTTTCCGAGTTTAAAGTATCTGGAATTTCGTGGATGTGTGAATTTTAGGTTTGTTACGGAGGATTTACGGAATATTTCCACGCTTCAAGGACTAACTTTCAGGGCAGTACATGAAGACCTTGTAAGGCAACTACAAGGCGAAGACAGGTACAAGGTTAAACGAATTCCAAAAGTGAACTACTTTGGCCTTGAATATTATAGGCGACGGTCAACCTGGGAGAAATATGATTCTTGA
- the LOC126660241 gene encoding protein IN2-1 homolog B-like isoform X1 — protein sequence MACFSVSSSLISSPSNFITFFRTSFKPSRMSAVMATGVQEVLPPSLTSTSDPPPIFDGTTRLYISYICPYARRAWITRNCKGLQDVIKLVAIDLLDRPAWYKEKVYPPNKVPSLEHNNEVKGESMDLIKYIDKNFDGPSLFPDDPAKKDFAEELFSYMDSFNKALIFLFKGEENEAGAVLDFIETSLSKFDDGPFFLGQFSLVDIAYAPFIESFRPALLEVRNYDITAGKPNFAAWIEEMNKIEAYNQTQQDPKEYVESYKRIFLVLPMVSVELCLILFIHYVGKKRFFWCTCRFLLMNLCNM from the exons atGGCATGTTTTAGTGTTAGTTCATCACTAATTTCATCACCTTCTAATTTCATCACTTTCTTCCGTACTTCATTCAAACCCTCAAGAATGTCAGCAGTTATGGCTACTGG TGTTCAAGAGGTTCTTCCACCTTCTCTAACTTCTACTTCGGACCCGCCTCCAATTTTTGATGGCACAACTAG GTTGTATATTTCGTATATATGCCCATATGCTCGGCGTGCGTGGATTACTCGCAATTGTAAG GGATTACAGGATGTGATAAAGTTGGTGGCTATTGATCTGCTAGATAGGCCTGCCTGGTACAAAGAGAAAGTCTATCCTCCTAACAAG GTACCTTCATTGGAACACAATAATGAAGTTAAAGGAGAGTCCATGGATTTGATCAAGTACATTGATAAGAATTTTGATGGACCATCACTTTTCCCTGAT GATCCGGCAAAGAAAGATTTCGCGGAAGAGTTGTTTTCCTACATGGACTCATTTAACAAAGCTctaattttcttatttaaagGCGAAGAAAATGAAGCTG GTgctgttcttgattttattGAGACATCTCTTAGCAAATTTGACGATGGACCCTTTTTTCTCGGGCAATTTAGTCTG GTGGATATTGCATATGCTCCATTCATTGAATCATTTCGACCTGCTTTGTTGGAAGTAAGGAATTATGACATTACTGCTGGAAAGCCTAATTTCGCTGCATGGATTGAG gAGATGAACAAAATCGAGGCCTATAATCAGACCCAGCAAGATCCGAAGGAATACGTTGAGAGCTACAAGAGAATATTTTTGGTACTTCCCAT GGTCAGCGTTGAACTCTGTCTTATTCTCTTCATCCATTATGTTGGTAAAAAGCGATTTTTCTGGTGTACTTGTAGATTCCTCTTGATGAATTTGTGCAATATGTAG
- the LOC126660241 gene encoding protein IN2-1 homolog B-like isoform X2 gives MACFSVSSSLISSPSNFITFFRTSFKPSRMSAVMATGVQEVLPPSLTSTSDPPPIFDGTTRLYISYICPYARRAWITRNCKGLQDVIKLVAIDLLDRPAWYKEKVYPPNKVPSLEHNNEVKGESMDLIKYIDKNFDGPSLFPDDPAKKDFAEELFSYMDSFNKALIFLFKGEENEAGAVLDFIETSLSKFDDGPFFLGQFSLVDIAYAPFIESFRPALLEVRNYDITAGKPNFAAWIEEMNKIEAYNQTQQDPKEYVESYKRIFLVLPMVSVELCLILFIHYVGRCRCNI, from the exons atGGCATGTTTTAGTGTTAGTTCATCACTAATTTCATCACCTTCTAATTTCATCACTTTCTTCCGTACTTCATTCAAACCCTCAAGAATGTCAGCAGTTATGGCTACTGG TGTTCAAGAGGTTCTTCCACCTTCTCTAACTTCTACTTCGGACCCGCCTCCAATTTTTGATGGCACAACTAG GTTGTATATTTCGTATATATGCCCATATGCTCGGCGTGCGTGGATTACTCGCAATTGTAAG GGATTACAGGATGTGATAAAGTTGGTGGCTATTGATCTGCTAGATAGGCCTGCCTGGTACAAAGAGAAAGTCTATCCTCCTAACAAG GTACCTTCATTGGAACACAATAATGAAGTTAAAGGAGAGTCCATGGATTTGATCAAGTACATTGATAAGAATTTTGATGGACCATCACTTTTCCCTGAT GATCCGGCAAAGAAAGATTTCGCGGAAGAGTTGTTTTCCTACATGGACTCATTTAACAAAGCTctaattttcttatttaaagGCGAAGAAAATGAAGCTG GTgctgttcttgattttattGAGACATCTCTTAGCAAATTTGACGATGGACCCTTTTTTCTCGGGCAATTTAGTCTG GTGGATATTGCATATGCTCCATTCATTGAATCATTTCGACCTGCTTTGTTGGAAGTAAGGAATTATGACATTACTGCTGGAAAGCCTAATTTCGCTGCATGGATTGAG gAGATGAACAAAATCGAGGCCTATAATCAGACCCAGCAAGATCCGAAGGAATACGTTGAGAGCTACAAGAGAATATTTTTGGTACTTCCCAT GGTCAGCGTTGAACTCTGTCTTATTCTCTTCATCCATTATGTTG GACGATGTCGgtgtaacatttaa
- the LOC126660241 gene encoding protein IN2-1 homolog B-like isoform X5 — translation MAQLEQGLQDVIKLVAIDLLDRPAWYKEKVYPPNKVPSLEHNNEVKGESMDLIKYIDKNFDGPSLFPDDPAKKDFAEELFSYMDSFNKALIFLFKGEENEAGAVLDFIETSLSKFDDGPFFLGQFSLVDIAYAPFIESFRPALLEVRNYDITAGKPNFAAWIEEMNKIEAYNQTQQDPKEYVESYKRIFLVLPMVSVELCLILFIHYVGKKRFFWCTCRFLLMNLCNM, via the exons ATGGCACAACTAG AGCAGGGATTACAGGATGTGATAAAGTTGGTGGCTATTGATCTGCTAGATAGGCCTGCCTGGTACAAAGAGAAAGTCTATCCTCCTAACAAG GTACCTTCATTGGAACACAATAATGAAGTTAAAGGAGAGTCCATGGATTTGATCAAGTACATTGATAAGAATTTTGATGGACCATCACTTTTCCCTGAT GATCCGGCAAAGAAAGATTTCGCGGAAGAGTTGTTTTCCTACATGGACTCATTTAACAAAGCTctaattttcttatttaaagGCGAAGAAAATGAAGCTG GTgctgttcttgattttattGAGACATCTCTTAGCAAATTTGACGATGGACCCTTTTTTCTCGGGCAATTTAGTCTG GTGGATATTGCATATGCTCCATTCATTGAATCATTTCGACCTGCTTTGTTGGAAGTAAGGAATTATGACATTACTGCTGGAAAGCCTAATTTCGCTGCATGGATTGAG gAGATGAACAAAATCGAGGCCTATAATCAGACCCAGCAAGATCCGAAGGAATACGTTGAGAGCTACAAGAGAATATTTTTGGTACTTCCCAT GGTCAGCGTTGAACTCTGTCTTATTCTCTTCATCCATTATGTTGGTAAAAAGCGATTTTTCTGGTGTACTTGTAGATTCCTCTTGATGAATTTGTGCAATATGTAG